The Pantoea nemavictus genome includes a region encoding these proteins:
- a CDS encoding NAD(P)H-dependent oxidoreductase — translation MNVLIVYAHPEPRSLTGSLKDFTVQHLQKAGHQVQVSDLYAMQWKVPLDAADTRAPLVGSHYDATVDSRFAYDHQLQAADIAAEQEKLRWADTVIFQFPLWWFSMPAIMKGWFDRVYANGFAYGVGEHNDQHWGDRYGEGNLSGKRAMLVVTTGGWESHYSPRGINGPMDALLFPIQHGLLFYPGFSVLPPVVFYRVQKSAAERFAGWCDVLATRLDTLAETAPIAYRQQNGGDYEIPALTLKMEFAAEESGVGVHVKR, via the coding sequence ATGAACGTACTGATTGTGTATGCCCATCCAGAACCGCGCTCGCTGACGGGTTCACTCAAAGATTTTACCGTGCAGCATTTGCAAAAAGCCGGACATCAGGTGCAGGTTTCGGATCTTTATGCCATGCAATGGAAAGTGCCGCTCGACGCCGCCGATACGCGCGCCCCGCTGGTGGGCAGCCATTATGATGCCACGGTGGATTCGCGCTTCGCCTACGATCATCAACTGCAAGCCGCAGATATCGCCGCTGAGCAGGAAAAACTGCGCTGGGCGGATACGGTGATCTTCCAGTTCCCGCTGTGGTGGTTCTCCATGCCCGCCATTATGAAAGGCTGGTTTGATCGCGTTTACGCCAACGGCTTTGCTTACGGCGTGGGCGAGCACAACGATCAACATTGGGGCGATCGTTACGGTGAAGGCAATCTCAGCGGCAAGCGGGCGATGCTGGTGGTCACCACCGGCGGATGGGAATCGCATTACAGCCCGCGCGGCATTAATGGACCGATGGACGCGCTGTTGTTCCCCATTCAGCACGGCTTGCTGTTTTACCCCGGCTTTAGCGTGCTGCCACCGGTGGTATTTTATCGCGTGCAGAAATCGGCAGCAGAGCGCTTTGCTGGCTGGTGTGATGTTCTGGCCACACGACTGGATACCTTAGCGGAAACCGCACCGATTGCGTATCGCCAGCAGAACGGTGGCGATTATGAAATACCGGCGCTGACGTTAAAAATGGAATTTGCCGCGGAAGAGAGTGGCGTTGGCGTGCATGTGAAACGGTGA
- a CDS encoding LysR substrate-binding domain-containing protein has product MNINSLDLNLLHTLSVLLAEQNVTRAAQRLHLSQPSVSAQLARLRLVFDDPLLLPGPRGMLPTARAEVLREPLRLALEAVERAVATPDIFNPADADVTWRIAATDYTSSALMLPALKLIRMAAPQSRMAVLALNPPQVAQQLEKGELDLVFHTGDNAPPTLHQRKLFSERYVLAGRRDHPHLQQPPTLDQFCRLEFVMVSPDGGGFSAATDEALAQLGRSRRVVLSVPHFLLMQETLVNSDLVAVLPERLVRHATQLTVVDPPLAIAGFDILLLWHERLHRDPAQQWLRQQIVAAL; this is encoded by the coding sequence GTGAATATCAATTCGCTGGATTTGAATCTGCTGCACACGCTTAGCGTACTGTTAGCCGAACAGAACGTGACGCGCGCAGCGCAGCGTCTGCATCTCTCGCAACCCTCCGTTAGCGCCCAGCTGGCGCGGCTGCGGTTAGTGTTTGACGACCCGCTGTTATTGCCCGGCCCACGTGGCATGTTGCCCACCGCACGTGCAGAGGTGTTACGCGAGCCGTTGCGACTGGCGCTGGAAGCGGTGGAGCGGGCGGTTGCAACGCCCGATATTTTCAATCCAGCCGATGCCGATGTGACCTGGCGCATCGCCGCCACCGATTACACGTCGTCCGCGCTGATGTTGCCGGCGTTGAAGCTGATCCGCATGGCTGCACCGCAAAGTCGTATGGCGGTGTTGGCGCTCAATCCGCCGCAGGTGGCGCAGCAGTTGGAGAAGGGCGAGTTGGATCTGGTGTTTCACACCGGTGATAACGCGCCGCCCACGCTGCATCAACGCAAACTTTTTAGCGAACGCTACGTGCTGGCGGGTCGACGCGATCATCCGCATTTGCAGCAGCCGCCGACGCTGGATCAGTTCTGCCGGCTGGAGTTTGTCATGGTCTCGCCGGACGGCGGTGGCTTCAGCGCCGCTACCGATGAGGCACTGGCGCAGCTGGGGCGCTCACGCCGCGTGGTACTTTCGGTGCCGCACTTCCTGTTGATGCAGGAAACGTTGGTGAACAGCGATTTAGTGGCGGTACTGCCGGAACGGCTGGTGCGGCATGCCACGCAACTCACCGTCGTTGATCCACCGCTCGCCATTGCAGGCTTCGATATTTTGCTGCTGTGGCACGAGCGCCTGCATCGCGATCCGGCCCAGCAATGGCTGCGCCAGCAGATCGTGGCGGCGTTATAA
- a CDS encoding arabinose transporter, producing the protein MKSNVFISLLPLTLAVFISFLTMGMQLPVLPLHLQQNLGMDTLMIGAVIGAQFIAALLTRAWAGNFADMRGPKRAVIAGLVVIASSGFIYLLSLMFIHQPHTSVAILLLGRVVLALGESLIATGALGWGLGLVGSGNAGKVMAWIGIAIYGAWALGAPLGVVVYSGWQFSGIALAIIVIPLLPLLFITRTDGVQPTATARMPFYKVMSAVWQPGLGLALASVGFGMITAFIALLFAAKSWGNASLAFTAFGVTFIVARLFFAHLPDKLGGARVALLCVMIEAFGQLLIWRADSASVAYLGAALTGFGYSLAFPGFGVEAVRRAPPQTRSLAMGAYVAFLDIALGITSPVAGALAGHFGIASVYLAGAIAVACAALVAIRLLARQPEPQRVME; encoded by the coding sequence ATGAAATCCAATGTATTTATAAGCTTGCTGCCGCTTACGCTGGCGGTATTTATCTCCTTTCTCACCATGGGGATGCAACTGCCAGTGCTGCCGCTGCATCTGCAGCAAAACCTCGGGATGGATACGCTGATGATTGGCGCTGTCATCGGGGCGCAGTTTATTGCCGCGCTACTCACGCGTGCCTGGGCCGGTAACTTTGCTGATATGCGCGGACCGAAACGCGCGGTGATCGCCGGGCTGGTGGTGATCGCCAGCTCTGGCTTTATCTACCTGCTTTCGCTGATGTTCATCCATCAGCCGCACACTTCGGTGGCGATTCTGCTGCTGGGGCGCGTGGTGCTGGCGCTGGGCGAGAGCCTGATTGCCACGGGGGCTCTCGGCTGGGGTTTGGGCCTGGTTGGGTCGGGCAATGCGGGAAAAGTGATGGCGTGGATTGGTATCGCGATATACGGCGCATGGGCGCTGGGGGCGCCGCTTGGCGTGGTGGTTTATAGCGGCTGGCAATTTAGTGGCATCGCTCTCGCCATCATTGTGATTCCGCTGCTGCCGCTGCTGTTTATCACGCGCACAGATGGCGTACAGCCAACGGCGACGGCGCGAATGCCATTCTATAAGGTGATGAGCGCGGTGTGGCAACCAGGCCTCGGGTTGGCGCTCGCCAGTGTGGGATTTGGCATGATTACCGCCTTTATCGCCTTGCTGTTTGCTGCCAAATCCTGGGGCAACGCATCGCTAGCCTTCACCGCGTTTGGCGTCACCTTTATTGTCGCGCGTCTGTTTTTCGCCCATCTGCCGGACAAGCTGGGCGGAGCACGCGTGGCGCTGCTGTGTGTGATGATTGAGGCGTTTGGCCAGCTGCTGATTTGGCGCGCGGACAGCGCCAGCGTAGCCTACCTTGGCGCAGCGCTGACCGGCTTTGGCTATTCGCTGGCGTTTCCTGGCTTTGGCGTTGAAGCGGTACGTCGCGCACCACCACAAACCCGCAGCCTGGCGATGGGCGCGTATGTTGCGTTTCTCGATATCGCGCTGGGGATCACCAGTCCGGTTGCCGGGGCGCTGGCGGGCCATTTCGGTATTGCATCGGTTTACCTCGCCGGGGCGATAGCGGTGGCGTGCGCGGCGCTGGTGGCGATACGTTTACTGGCGCGTCAGCCAGAGCCACAGCGTGTAATGGAATAA
- a CDS encoding DUF1176 domain-containing protein: MITRLLLAMSLLASLSAPLLADQDGVSFSHKDWELACDNTLTCRAAGYSAEEGAGGSVLLVRAGGPNAVTHGRVVLADTGDDDSKQVDALTLWIDDRALGNVTKADNDEWTLTDAQTQALINAIKGSEKVEFRGGEQPFDLSSNGAFATLLKMDDAQGRLSTPGALVRKGNKPETSVPAALAMPVIQQVKVAKADARPLTADELALLKPKLIASLTDDDSCDNLAPSDDQPEEGAEPLTLTPVDDAHVLIAALCWRGAYNEGYGFWLIDKALQGKPQLVTDSGTDYSAGVITEAQKGRGIGDCWSTAAWVWDGKEFVQSSDATTGMCRAIRAGGAWQLPTWVTEVKPAT; encoded by the coding sequence ATGATTACCCGATTGCTGCTGGCGATGTCGCTGCTCGCCAGCTTGAGTGCGCCGCTGTTGGCCGATCAAGATGGCGTCTCCTTCAGCCACAAAGACTGGGAACTGGCCTGTGATAACACGCTGACCTGTCGCGCCGCCGGTTACAGCGCTGAAGAGGGTGCGGGCGGCTCGGTGCTGCTGGTGCGCGCCGGCGGACCCAACGCAGTAACACACGGCCGCGTGGTGCTGGCCGATACCGGCGATGATGATTCAAAGCAGGTTGATGCGTTGACGCTATGGATTGACGATCGTGCGTTAGGCAACGTGACGAAAGCCGACAACGACGAGTGGACGCTGACGGATGCGCAAACGCAGGCGTTGATCAATGCCATCAAAGGCAGCGAAAAAGTGGAGTTTCGCGGTGGGGAACAACCGTTCGATCTCTCCAGCAATGGCGCCTTTGCCACGCTGCTGAAGATGGATGATGCGCAAGGTCGTCTTAGCACGCCGGGCGCGCTGGTGCGCAAAGGCAACAAGCCGGAAACCAGCGTGCCGGCGGCGCTGGCAATGCCGGTGATTCAGCAGGTGAAAGTGGCGAAGGCCGATGCGCGTCCATTAACGGCTGACGAGCTAGCGCTGCTGAAGCCGAAGCTGATTGCGTCTCTCACCGATGACGACAGCTGCGACAATCTGGCGCCGTCCGACGATCAACCGGAAGAGGGCGCAGAGCCGTTGACGCTGACGCCCGTGGATGATGCGCATGTGCTGATCGCCGCGCTGTGCTGGCGCGGGGCTTACAACGAAGGCTACGGTTTTTGGCTGATCGACAAAGCGTTGCAGGGCAAACCGCAGCTGGTGACGGATTCCGGTACAGATTACAGCGCAGGCGTGATCACGGAAGCGCAGAAAGGGCGCGGTATCGGCGACTGCTGGAGCACCGCGGCGTGGGTGTGGGATGGCAAAGAATTTGTGCAAAGCAGTGATGCCACCACCGGCATGTGTCGCGCGATTCGCGCGGGCGGCGCATGGCAGCTGCCAACGTGGGTTACCGAGGTTAAACCGGCGACTTGA
- a CDS encoding YecA family protein yields MNQGPLTEKELNWLEDMLEKYGNEHAVVDTAELDGMLTALLSGPNDIEPSEWLVAMWGGKKHIPKWSNEREMDRFMTLTFQHLNDIAERLAEFPEQFDPLFGTQEMEGQEFTVVEDWCYGYLRGVALDADWSLLPESLQPMMEAITLHGSDEQLAQREAFTPEEFEASIDAIRPAALELHEYWQEQRMAQPDPEPQLPHFAGEKTGRNDPCPCGSGKKYKQCCGK; encoded by the coding sequence ATGAACCAGGGCCCGTTAACCGAAAAAGAGCTGAACTGGCTTGAAGATATGCTGGAGAAATACGGCAACGAACACGCAGTGGTGGATACCGCCGAACTGGATGGCATGCTGACCGCGCTGCTCTCCGGCCCGAACGACATTGAGCCGAGCGAGTGGCTGGTGGCGATGTGGGGCGGCAAAAAGCACATTCCTAAATGGTCTAACGAGCGCGAAATGGATCGCTTTATGACGCTGACGTTTCAGCATCTGAACGATATTGCCGAGCGCCTGGCCGAATTCCCGGAGCAGTTCGATCCGCTGTTTGGCACGCAAGAGATGGAAGGCCAGGAATTCACCGTGGTGGAAGATTGGTGCTACGGCTATCTGCGCGGCGTCGCGCTGGATGCGGATTGGTCGCTGCTGCCGGAGTCACTGCAGCCGATGATGGAGGCGATCACCCTGCACGGCAGCGACGAGCAGCTGGCGCAGCGCGAAGCCTTCACGCCAGAAGAGTTTGAAGCCAGCATCGACGCGATTCGCCCCGCCGCGCTGGAGCTACATGAATACTGGCAGGAACAGCGCATGGCGCAGCCTGACCCGGAACCGCAGTTGCCGCACTTTGCCGGCGAGAAAACCGGTCGCAACGATCCTTGCCCGTGCGGCAGCGGTAAAAAGTACAAGCAGTGCTGCGGTAAATAA
- a CDS encoding isopenicillin N synthase family dioxygenase gives MATTLPVLDLSLLELPDAEQAQYLAELRETARDVGFFYLINHGINPQLLQNVQSITRAFFALPDEEKQRVSMIHSPHFRGYNRAGVEYTREQRDQREQFDIGAERAALTLQPDDAAWKQLQGPNLWPQALPQLRPVIHAWQQAMTDVALRLLRAFAKSLSLPPNAFDALYGTHPNEHVKLIRYPGQDADASQQGVGAHKDSGFLTFLLQDEQRGLQVEVTPDNWVDALPKPGAFVVNIGELLEIATNGYLRATVHRVVSPPARQQRISIAFFLGAQLDAEVPLYQLPPQLAAEARGPTSDPSNPLLREVGWNYLKGRLRSHRDVAQRYYADTLNSVKS, from the coding sequence ATGGCCACTACGTTGCCGGTACTGGATTTATCCCTGCTGGAACTGCCTGATGCCGAACAGGCGCAATATCTGGCCGAGCTGCGAGAAACCGCGCGCGACGTGGGCTTCTTTTATTTAATTAACCATGGCATCAATCCGCAACTGCTGCAGAACGTGCAGAGCATCACGCGGGCATTTTTTGCCTTGCCGGATGAAGAGAAGCAGCGCGTTTCGATGATTCACTCACCGCACTTTCGCGGCTACAACCGCGCGGGCGTGGAATATACCCGTGAGCAGCGCGATCAGCGCGAGCAGTTTGATATCGGCGCGGAGCGCGCGGCGTTGACGTTGCAGCCGGACGATGCGGCGTGGAAACAGCTGCAGGGCCCAAATTTGTGGCCGCAGGCGCTGCCACAGCTGCGCCCGGTGATCCATGCGTGGCAGCAGGCAATGACCGACGTTGCACTGCGTTTACTGCGCGCCTTCGCCAAATCGCTGTCGCTGCCGCCGAACGCCTTCGATGCGCTCTACGGCACGCATCCCAACGAACATGTGAAGCTGATTCGCTATCCAGGTCAGGATGCGGATGCCAGCCAGCAAGGCGTTGGCGCACATAAAGATTCCGGTTTTCTAACCTTTCTGTTGCAGGACGAGCAGAGAGGTTTGCAGGTAGAAGTGACGCCGGATAATTGGGTAGATGCGCTGCCAAAACCGGGTGCTTTTGTGGTGAACATCGGCGAATTGCTGGAAATTGCCACCAATGGTTATCTGCGTGCCACCGTACATCGCGTGGTATCGCCTCCTGCGCGCCAGCAGCGGATTTCGATCGCGTTCTTCCTCGGCGCGCAGCTGGACGCCGAAGTTCCGCTGTATCAGTTACCGCCTCAGCTGGCCGCAGAAGCACGCGGACCAACCAGCGATCCCAGCAATCCGCTACTGCGGGAGGTGGGCTGGAACTATCTCAAGGGGCGTTTGCGATCGCATCGCGACGTAGCGCAGCGTTATTACGCTGACACTCTCAATAGCGTTAAATCATAA
- a CDS encoding MetQ/NlpA family ABC transporter substrate-binding protein, which produces MNKKVIATLAMVSIFSTYASAAALRVAADAVPHSEILNHIKQTDKKLDLKVIELNGNLNANELLARGDVDANYFQHVPYLRDQEKALGEKFSVVATVHIEPLGIYSHKVKSLKDLPDGAQVAVPNNVTNLSRALYLLQANGLLKLKSSRAETLVTSADITDNPHHLKIIEVEAPQLPRALDDAQLAIINGNYALQAGLVPSKDALALEQAQDNPYANVLVTTPKLAHDPRIIELAKDLESKQTAEFINQHYKGSVIPVNH; this is translated from the coding sequence ATGAATAAAAAGGTGATAGCAACGTTGGCGATGGTTTCGATTTTCAGCACTTACGCATCGGCGGCGGCACTGCGCGTGGCGGCGGATGCCGTACCGCACAGCGAAATCCTTAACCACATCAAACAGACCGATAAAAAGCTCGATCTTAAGGTGATTGAACTCAATGGCAACCTTAACGCCAACGAACTGCTGGCGCGCGGAGACGTGGATGCCAATTACTTCCAGCATGTGCCTTATCTGCGCGATCAGGAAAAAGCGTTGGGCGAGAAATTTTCTGTCGTCGCTACCGTGCATATTGAGCCGCTGGGCATTTACTCGCACAAAGTGAAATCACTGAAAGATCTGCCTGATGGCGCGCAGGTGGCGGTGCCAAATAACGTCACCAATCTGAGCCGCGCCCTTTATCTGTTGCAGGCCAATGGCTTACTGAAGTTGAAGAGCAGCCGCGCTGAGACGCTGGTGACATCGGCAGACATTACCGACAACCCGCATCATCTAAAAATTATTGAAGTGGAAGCGCCGCAGCTGCCGCGCGCGCTGGACGATGCGCAGTTAGCCATCATTAACGGTAACTACGCCCTGCAGGCAGGATTAGTGCCTTCAAAGGATGCGCTGGCGCTGGAACAAGCGCAGGATAATCCGTACGCCAACGTGCTGGTCACCACGCCGAAACTGGCGCACGATCCGCGTATTATTGAATTAGCCAAAGATCTCGAGTCAAAGCAAACCGCTGAATTTATTAACCAGCATTACAAAGGTTCGGTTATTCCTGTTAATCATTAA
- a CDS encoding serine hydrolase — MLCHRLARCIILLCISLLLNACGTLSQTSAPVSDKVYLSHDTFNENVDDIVRHYMQQKQVSGISIAIIHQRSQPTFYSFGVTDAVHRYPITPDTLFALGSLSKGITAEVIIELVDRGELHWNDTLATLLPPNVPLSADAKRITLLQLVTHTSGLPRQDMDLPMFIKFMGYLRSGENFYGNLDSDAVLEYLADFSAPAHPTARYSNLGYALLGYILKHRFHQDIETLAQRNMFQPLGMTSSSFEPQRLRGYPWRAIGHAGDQPKLIPRGQITPDWAFNNNMVAAASLYSNARDLIRYLDAHLHDGAGSSLNAAFAQVNHGYEQHGNQSQNIAWVTDRYGDQQITYQVGYIGGYSSFIGFDKQNGNAIVVLQNAFNWSNYLGIALLMDLAQKKHHSN; from the coding sequence GTGCTGTGCCATCGTTTAGCGCGATGCATCATTCTGCTGTGCATCAGCCTGCTGCTCAATGCCTGCGGCACGCTGTCGCAAACCTCCGCGCCGGTGAGCGATAAAGTTTACCTTTCGCATGACACGTTCAATGAAAACGTCGATGACATTGTGCGTCACTACATGCAGCAGAAGCAGGTTTCCGGCATCAGCATCGCGATCATCCATCAGCGTAGTCAGCCCACATTTTATAGCTTTGGCGTCACCGATGCGGTGCACCGTTATCCCATCACGCCCGATACCTTGTTCGCGCTGGGTTCACTGAGTAAAGGCATCACCGCCGAGGTGATTATTGAGCTGGTGGATCGGGGCGAGCTGCACTGGAACGACACGCTGGCGACGCTGCTACCGCCGAACGTGCCGCTGAGCGCCGATGCCAAACGCATTACGCTGCTACAGCTGGTAACGCACACCTCGGGGTTACCGCGCCAGGATATGGATTTGCCGATGTTCATAAAATTCATGGGCTATTTGCGCAGCGGCGAGAACTTTTACGGCAACCTGGACAGCGATGCGGTGTTGGAGTATCTCGCCGATTTTAGCGCGCCTGCGCATCCCACCGCCCGCTACTCCAATCTCGGCTATGCGCTGTTGGGCTACATTCTCAAGCATCGCTTTCATCAGGACATCGAAACGCTGGCGCAACGCAACATGTTCCAGCCGCTGGGCATGACCAGCAGCAGCTTTGAGCCGCAACGTCTGCGCGGTTATCCGTGGCGTGCGATTGGCCATGCGGGCGATCAGCCAAAATTGATTCCACGCGGCCAAATAACGCCAGACTGGGCGTTCAATAATAATATGGTGGCGGCCGCCAGCCTGTATAGCAACGCGCGCGATTTGATTCGCTATCTGGATGCGCACCTGCACGACGGCGCGGGCAGCTCGCTCAACGCGGCGTTTGCGCAGGTCAATCACGGCTACGAGCAGCACGGCAATCAGTCGCAAAATATCGCCTGGGTGACGGATCGTTATGGCGATCAGCAAATTACCTATCAGGTCGGTTATATCGGCGGTTACTCAAGCTTTATTGGTTTCGATAAGCAGAACGGCAATGCGATTGTGGTGCTGCAGAACGCGTTTAACTGGAGTAATTATCTCGGCATTGCTCTATTGATGGATCTGGCGCAGAAAAAACACCACAGTAATTAA
- a CDS encoding RcnB family protein, producing MRRTHVTLLSAGIFMGALSLTPAALAEGEQTDAVPTPPQVQQTAPDAQTQAPAADAQTQAPAADAPASNEPAESSGDVAPIRPPQSGDATAPNNYDLTTIIIDYKEYKVGDVVPEEYRKKQYTIVQWQPRHLPAPQPGTHWAYINANYILITDDSGKIVMGKSGEIFFRG from the coding sequence ATGCGCAGGACACACGTCACCCTTCTTTCTGCAGGAATTTTTATGGGCGCTTTAAGCCTTACGCCAGCTGCGCTGGCTGAAGGCGAGCAAACGGATGCCGTACCCACCCCGCCGCAGGTGCAGCAGACCGCACCCGATGCACAAACGCAGGCGCCAGCCGCAGATGCCCAAACTCAAGCGCCGGCGGCCGATGCGCCCGCCAGCAATGAACCGGCTGAATCCAGTGGCGATGTCGCACCGATTCGTCCTCCGCAAAGCGGCGATGCCACGGCACCCAATAATTACGATCTGACCACCATTATCATCGACTACAAAGAGTACAAAGTCGGCGATGTGGTGCCCGAAGAGTATCGTAAAAAGCAGTACACCATTGTCCAGTGGCAGCCGCGCCATCTGCCCGCGCCGCAGCCTGGCACGCATTGGGCTTATATCAATGCCAACTACATCCTGATCACCGATGACAGCGGTAAGATCGTGATGGGCAAATCGGGCGAAATCTTCTTCCGCGGTTAA
- a CDS encoding PLP-dependent aminotransferase family protein — MSDVELHRLLLAPLETHGAQTLQQQLFQRIKQAILTGKLAPGTRLAATRQLALDLNVSRNTVMAVWSQLQAEGFIISDRQGSRIGNMALQAADKEPYASSEITLSPRIAELRSSHRTFSQEMALRPGVPSLAHFPLAQWRRALNRVMLHQPQQLLGYGDPLGERTLREALAQHLALARGVRCTPEQIVITEGAQQALTLCVALLSSPGDIGWIEEPGYRGAKAAMRLGDMQIEPVNVDSQGLAANPQDWQQRRPRLIYTTPTHQYPTGAIMSAPRRLALLAAARENQTWIIEDDYDSDFRYSGEPIAAMQGMMQPTPVIYVGSFSKTLFPALRLGFMVLPPQLLAPLRPALHELLRGGNRPEQQALALFLRSGDFSRHLSKMRRLYRQRQATLRQALQQTLGAKVAIQGGECGMHLVLSLPDDQNDMALVDRLIHSGYAPGALSGFYLGENKQQGLVLGYGNTSTSQITAGVAQLARLLRGG, encoded by the coding sequence ATGAGTGATGTTGAGCTACACCGATTATTACTGGCACCGCTGGAAACCCATGGCGCGCAGACACTGCAGCAACAGCTTTTTCAGCGCATCAAACAGGCGATTCTGACGGGAAAACTGGCGCCCGGTACGCGCTTGGCCGCCACGCGACAGCTGGCGCTGGATCTTAACGTTTCACGAAATACGGTAATGGCCGTGTGGTCACAGCTACAGGCCGAAGGTTTCATCATCAGCGATCGCCAGGGCAGTCGCATCGGTAATATGGCGCTGCAGGCCGCGGATAAAGAGCCGTACGCCAGTAGCGAGATTACCTTGTCGCCGCGCATCGCCGAGCTGCGCTCCAGCCATCGCACCTTCAGCCAAGAGATGGCGCTGCGACCGGGTGTTCCTTCGCTGGCGCATTTCCCGCTGGCACAATGGCGACGCGCATTGAACCGCGTGATGCTGCATCAGCCGCAGCAGCTGCTGGGCTATGGCGATCCGCTCGGCGAACGTACGCTGCGGGAAGCGCTGGCCCAGCATTTAGCTCTGGCGCGCGGCGTGCGCTGTACGCCAGAGCAAATCGTGATTACCGAAGGTGCGCAGCAGGCGCTTACGCTGTGCGTCGCGCTGCTTAGCAGCCCTGGCGACATCGGTTGGATTGAAGAACCTGGCTATCGCGGCGCAAAGGCGGCCATGCGCCTCGGTGATATGCAGATTGAGCCGGTAAACGTCGATAGCCAGGGCCTGGCAGCAAACCCACAGGATTGGCAGCAGCGTCGGCCACGCCTGATTTACACCACGCCAACCCATCAATATCCCACCGGCGCGATCATGAGCGCACCGCGTCGTCTGGCGCTATTAGCGGCGGCACGTGAAAATCAAACGTGGATTATCGAAGATGATTACGACAGCGACTTTCGTTACAGCGGAGAACCCATCGCCGCCATGCAGGGCATGATGCAACCTACGCCAGTGATCTACGTCGGTTCGTTCAGTAAAACGCTGTTTCCAGCACTGCGCCTCGGTTTTATGGTGTTGCCACCGCAGCTGCTAGCGCCGCTGCGTCCTGCCCTGCATGAACTGCTGCGCGGCGGCAATCGCCCGGAGCAGCAGGCGCTGGCGCTGTTTTTACGCAGCGGTGACTTCAGCCGCCATCTGAGCAAAATGCGTCGGCTCTATCGCCAACGTCAGGCAACGTTGCGTCAGGCTTTGCAGCAAACCTTGGGTGCTAAGGTAGCGATACAGGGCGGCGAATGTGGCATGCATCTGGTGTTATCACTGCCAGATGATCAAAACGATATGGCGCTGGTGGATCGGCTGATCCACAGTGGCTACGCGCCGGGCGCGCTGTCGGGATTTTATCTTGGAGAGAACAAGCAGCAAGGGCTGGTGCTGGGTTATGGCAACACCAGCACCAGCCAGATTACGGCGGGCGTCGCGCAGCTAGCGCGTCTGCTGCGCGGAGGTTAA
- a CDS encoding GNAT family N-acetyltransferase → MSQHTNVYGQPVGFPLPDWQPRAWPEYETFSGDYCRLEPLSADRHGRELFAVYAQAADGRDWTYMFAEPFADEAAYVAYARQLENGRDSLHFAVIDPASNRAVGSLALMRIDATHGSIEVGHVAFSPLLKQTRMATEAHYLLMRYAFEKLGYRRYEWKCDSCNQPSRNAAQRLGFQFEGTFRQAIVYKGRSRDTCWFSIIDSEWPQVKQGFERWLAAENFTEQGTQRERLEALRQQ, encoded by the coding sequence ATGTCGCAACACACCAACGTTTATGGACAACCGGTAGGATTTCCACTGCCCGATTGGCAACCCCGCGCCTGGCCAGAGTATGAAACTTTTTCGGGTGACTATTGCCGGCTAGAGCCGCTCAGTGCCGATCGTCATGGCCGCGAACTGTTTGCCGTCTATGCGCAAGCTGCGGATGGGCGAGACTGGACCTATATGTTCGCCGAGCCCTTTGCAGATGAGGCGGCTTATGTGGCTTATGCGCGCCAGCTGGAAAACGGCCGCGATTCGCTGCATTTCGCGGTAATCGATCCGGCCAGCAATCGCGCGGTTGGCAGCCTGGCGTTGATGCGCATTGATGCCACGCACGGATCGATTGAAGTCGGCCACGTCGCCTTTTCGCCCCTGCTGAAGCAAACCCGTATGGCCACTGAAGCGCATTATTTGCTGATGCGTTATGCCTTTGAAAAGTTGGGCTATCGTCGTTATGAGTGGAAGTGCGACAGTTGCAATCAACCCTCGCGTAACGCGGCGCAGCGGTTGGGATTTCAGTTCGAAGGTACCTTCCGTCAGGCGATTGTTTATAAAGGCCGCAGCCGTGATACCTGTTGGTTCTCCATCATCGATAGCGAGTGGCCGCAGGTGAAACAGGGCTTCGAACGCTGGCTGGCGGCGGAGAACTTTACGGAGCAGGGAACGCAGCGTGAAAGGCTGGAGGCGCTGCGTCAGCAGTGA